CTTGCTGGTGTCCCACCAGTTGCAGGCGATCGGTGGGCAGGAGCAGGCGTTCCAGGAGGATCCGTGCGGCCAGGTGTTTACCTGTGCTGCCGTTGGCACCGATGATGGAAATGTCCACGGTCTCAGCCCTTGATCTGGCTCATGCCAAACCCGGTAATAAGGTCAACAGACCCTGACAAATAAAACGGATGGCGATGGCACCCAGAATCAGACCCGCAAGTTTGGTGATGATTTCGATGCCCAGACTCCCCAGAAAGGCCGAAATTCGATGCGACTGTCGCATGGCCCAATAGGCCAGCAGGGTGGCCAAGAGGATGTCGACGATGATCAGGAGGTAACCCCCCAGGCTGTCGGCGTTGTGACCGTAGATAATGACGGTGCTGATGGCACCCGGTCCTGCCAGCAAGGGAATGCCCAACGGCGTCACAGTACTGCTGCGTTGAGGGTTTTTCCCTTCGGCGGATGGTAGGAGGTTATCGGTGACCAGCATTTGTATAGACATGAGCAGCAGCAGGAGCCCGCCGCTGACCTTGAACTCAGCGATACCAATAAAGAAATACTGGAGTATTCTGGCGCCAAACAGGGTACTGGCGATCAGTACCCCGGAAACCGCTATGGCGATTTGGCGGGCGGTGCGTTCTTGCTGTGCGATGCTTTTATCGCTGTTCAGGGCGATAAATAGCGGTACGATGCCAACGGGATCCATCAGCACGACCAAGGTGATGAAAGCCTGGACGCTGATAGCCAGTTCAGTGGATGAAAAGTTCATGGAGTGGACGCCCCCAAGAGATGTTGCGCCACCGAGGTGATCCCAATAGCGACAGCGGATGGCAGTTGGTGGCGCATCCTCGACACTCGCGCGGCAAATGTCAAACTCCAGCCATGGGAGCTGCCCCCTGATGTCTTGAGACGGCAGTCCGTTAGCAGTGTGTGGTGGGGCGTGCATCATGTATCGGGATCAAGCAGGTATCGTGCCGCTGTTAGAATGGCCAAGAGGAGAACTAGCCTAGAGTCCTCGGTATGCTGGCTCTTTGACAGGGTATCCTTGGTGCGCGCGGTTTGGTGCCTGCCCCATGAAAGTGCATAATGCCACGCCATGGTGCAGTAGCGGACGGTTTGCTGCAGGCAGGGTGCGCCGGAACGCCAG
The window above is part of the Acidithiobacillus acidisediminis genome. Proteins encoded here:
- a CDS encoding MarC family protein, with protein sequence MNFSSTELAISVQAFITLVVLMDPVGIVPLFIALNSDKSIAQQERTARQIAIAVSGVLIASTLFGARILQYFFIGIAEFKVSGGLLLLLMSIQMLVTDNLLPSAEGKNPQRSSTVTPLGIPLLAGPGAISTVIIYGHNADSLGGYLLIIVDILLATLLAYWAMRQSHRISAFLGSLGIEIITKLAGLILGAIAIRFICQGLLTLLPGLA